TATCATCGGCGGCCTGAATAACCTTGGAGTTCATTTCATAGGCGCGCTGCGCACTAATCAGGTTTGTAATTTCTTTAACCGAATCAACATTTGAAGATTCAAGATAGCGCTGACGCACAACGCCAAAACCCGGATCCCCGGGAGCACCTTCGATACCAGCGCCAGAAGCTTCCGTTTCACGGAACAGGTTACCACCAAGCGCCTTCATACCTGCATCATTAACAAAGTTGGTAAGAGTTATTTGCCCCAATTCTTCCGGGGCCTGATCTCCATCAAAAATTGCGTAAATTTCGCCGCTCTCATTCACTTCGATCTTGATTGCTTCTTCTGGCACAACAATACCGGGTTCCACTTCGTACCCATCAAGAGTAACCAGTGTCCCCTCACCATTTTTATTAAATGAGCCAGCCCGGGTGTATAGGCTTTCGCCATCAGGACCTGCAATACGGAACCAGCCCTCCCCGTCAATCGCCATATCAAAATCGTTATTGGTCTGGGTCAGCGAGCCTTGCGTGTGAAGCTTTCTCACAGCAGCAGTGCGCACACCCAAACCAAGCTCGATACCCTCAGGAACAGGAGCTTCACCGCCACGGTTTGCAACACCTGCAACACGGTCGGTTTGGTATAGAAGATCGGTAAATTCCGCACGGGAGGCCTTAAAGCCTGTTGTTCCCATGTTGGCAACGTTGTTCGAAATTACTTCCAAATTAGTTTGCTGAGCCGACATACCTGTGGCTGCGATCGCTAGCGCTTTCATGATAAACCCTTAAATAGACATTCTTGAAAATTCCATGTACG
This genomic window from Pseudovibrio sp. M1P-2-3 contains:
- the flgG gene encoding flagellar basal-body rod protein FlgG; translation: MKALAIAATGMSAQQTNLEVISNNVANMGTTGFKASRAEFTDLLYQTDRVAGVANRGGEAPVPEGIELGLGVRTAAVRKLHTQGSLTQTNNDFDMAIDGEGWFRIAGPDGESLYTRAGSFNKNGEGTLVTLDGYEVEPGIVVPEEAIKIEVNESGEIYAIFDGDQAPEELGQITLTNFVNDAGMKALGGNLFRETEASGAGIEGAPGDPGFGVVRQRYLESSNVDSVKEITNLISAQRAYEMNSKVIQAADDMAGTVSKGIR